GCACGCCGCGCCCGGCTTCACCGTGATCGCCACGGCGAACCTGCGCGACCGGGGCGTGTCGGAGATGTCGGCGGCGCTGAAGCGGCGGTTCAACTTCGAGGCAGTCGGGCCGATCGGCGACCTGGCGGCGGAGACCGACCTGGTGCGGCGGCAGGCCGGTGCGGCGCTGCACCGCGTCGGCGCACCGTTCACGGTGGACGACGTCGTGCTGGAGGTGCTGGTCACCGCGTTCCGGGACCTGCGCAACGGGGTGTCGCAGGAGGGGTGGGCGGTCGAGCGGCCGTCCACCGTGATGAGCACGGCCGAGGCGGTGTCCGTGGCCACCTCGCTCGGCCTGGCCGACGCGTACTTCCCCGGCGACCGCGACCCGCTGTCCCTGCTGCCCGGGCACCTGCTGGGCGTGGTCCGCAAGGACGACCCCGGTGACGCGGCCCGGCTGCTGGGCTACTGGGACGGCGCGGTGCGGCGGAGGGCCGAGACGGGCGCCCGCACGTGGCGGCGGCTGTGGGAACTGCGCGATGTCCTCGACGCCTGACCGGTCCGCGCTGGAGTCGTTGGTCGGCCACCGCACGCCCCACCTGATCGGGGTGCGGCACCACTCGCCCGCGCTGGCGGCGGTGGTGCCCGCCCTGCTGGAGGCGTGCGAGCCGGAGGTGCTGCTCGTCGAGCTGCCCGCCGAACTGGGGGAGTGGCTGCCGCACCTGGCCGCGCCCGACCTCGTCGCGCCGGTCGCGCTGTCCGGCGCGCACCGGGACGGCGGCGCGCCCGCGTTCTACCCGTTCGCCGACTTCTCGCCCGAGCTGGCGGCGATCAGGTGGGCGTTCCGGCACGGCGTGGAGGTGCGCGCGTGCGACCTGCCGCTGGCGCTGCGCGGCCCCGGCCACGGGACGGGCGGGCGCGGCGCGGCGCCGTTGACCGACGCGCTGCGCCGCGCCGTGACCGGCCGGGACGGCGACGACCTGTGGGACCGGCTGGTCGAGGTCGCCGCACCGGGCCAGGAACCCGAGGCCGTGCGGCGGGCCGCGCTGTACGTCGGCTGGGCGCTGCGCGCGGACGCGGGTGACGTCGACCCGTTCGACCTGCGCAGGGAGGCGTGGATGCGGCGGGTCGTGGCCGAGGTGGGCGACCGGCCGTGCGCGGCGGTGATCGGCTCCTTCCACGCGGCGGCGCTGCTGTCCGGCGCCCCGGCTGAGGAGACGCCGCCGAGGTCGGACGTGGTCACCTCGCTCGTGCCGTACGGGTTCGCCCTGCTGGACGAGCGGTCCGGCTACCCGGCGGGCATCCGCGACCCCGAGTGGCAGCAGGCCGTGCTGGAGGCGGCGGGCGACCCGGCCGCGATCGAGGCCGCCGCCGCGTCGGCGATCGTGCGGATCTGCGTCCGCGTCCGGGAACTGGGCCACCCGGCCGGTCCCGGCGAGGCGCGGGAAGCGCTGCGCGTGGCCGGGGACCTGGCCCGCCTGCGTGGCCTGCCCGCGCCCGGCCGCGGCGAGGTCGTGGAGGCGGTGCAGACCGTGCTGACCCACGCCGAACCCCTGGGCCGGGGGCGCGTGGTGGCCCGCGCGGCGGGGGACGTGCTGGTCGGCCACCGCACCGGCGTGCTCGCGCCGGGCACGCCGAGGTCCGGCCTGGCCCCAACCGTGGAGGACCTGGTGGCGGACCTGCGCCTGCCCGGCCCGGGTTCGCGCGAACCGGCGACCTTGCGGCTGGACCCGCTGCGGTCGGCGCTGGACGCCCGGCGCGAGGTGGCGCTGCGGCGGCTGGCCGTGCTGGGCGTGGCGTACGGCGAGGAGACGGCCACCACCGGCGTGGGCGGCGGTGACGCCCTGAGCACCCGGTGGACGGTCGCCTGGACCCCGGCGACGGCGGCGACCCTGCCGGTGGCGGGCCTGTGGGGCGCGACGCTGCCGATGGCCGCCCTGGGACGTCTGCGGGCGCGTCGGGCGCGGCGGGCGGAACGCGGCGGGCACACGCCGGCCGACGTGCTGGCCGACCTGGTCGACGCGGCCCGGTGCGGGCTGCCCGAGGTCGTGCACGACCTGCTGGGCGACGCGGCGTCGGTGCTGCCGTCCGCCGGGACGCTGCCGGAGCTGCTGGCGGCGTCGGACCTGCTGGACCGCCTGCGCTCCGGGCACCTGCCCGGCACCCCGGGGTCGGTGCTGGACGCGCACCCCCTGCTGGCGGCGGAGCTGGAGACGGCGGCGGTCGCGCAGCTGGACGGCCTGGCCGGGTCGACGGACGTGGCCGACGCGCGGGCGCTGGTGGAACTGGCCCGGCGGCACGACGCGCACGGCGCCGGGGTGCGGCTGGCGGCCTGCCTGCGGCGGTTGGCCGACGAGGGCGCCCCGCTGATCGCGGGCGCGGCCGGCGCGGCACGGGTCCTCTCGGGACTGCTGCCGGCGTCGGCGCTGGGCGAGCGCGTGGCGTCCTGGGTGGACGGTGCGGGCACGCCCGAGCGGCGCGGTGCGCTGAAGCTGGCGCTGACCGGCGTGCTGGCGGCGGCCGGCCCGCTGCTGGAGACGCCCGAAGCCCTCGACCCGCTGCTGGAGCGGGTCGAGGCGTTGGCGGACCGGGACTTCCTGGACCGACTGCCCGCCCTGCGCGGTGCGTTCACCTCGATCGGCCCGGCCGCCAGGGCCCGGGTGCTCGCCGCGGTCGAGGAGCGGACGGGCGAC
This region of Saccharothrix longispora genomic DNA includes:
- a CDS encoding DUF5682 family protein, with the translated sequence MSSTPDRSALESLVGHRTPHLIGVRHHSPALAAVVPALLEACEPEVLLVELPAELGEWLPHLAAPDLVAPVALSGAHRDGGAPAFYPFADFSPELAAIRWAFRHGVEVRACDLPLALRGPGHGTGGRGAAPLTDALRRAVTGRDGDDLWDRLVEVAAPGQEPEAVRRAALYVGWALRADAGDVDPFDLRREAWMRRVVAEVGDRPCAAVIGSFHAAALLSGAPAEETPPRSDVVTSLVPYGFALLDERSGYPAGIRDPEWQQAVLEAAGDPAAIEAAAASAIVRICVRVRELGHPAGPGEAREALRVAGDLARLRGLPAPGRGEVVEAVQTVLTHAEPLGRGRVVARAAGDVLVGHRTGVLAPGTPRSGLAPTVEDLVADLRLPGPGSREPATLRLDPLRSALDARREVALRRLAVLGVAYGEETATTGVGGGDALSTRWTVAWTPATAATLPVAGLWGATLPMAALGRLRARRARRAERGGHTPADVLADLVDAARCGLPEVVHDLLGDAASVLPSAGTLPELLAASDLLDRLRSGHLPGTPGSVLDAHPLLAAELETAAVAQLDGLAGSTDVADARALVELARRHDAHGAGVRLAACLRRLADEGAPLIAGAAGAARVLSGLLPASALGERVASWVDGAGTPERRGALKLALTGVLAAAGPLLETPEALDPLLERVEALADRDFLDRLPALRGAFTSIGPAARARVLAAVEERTGDRVDAAGVPDPELLAVWLAAERAAVDVLRAHDLGAHDLGAHDLPRPAVHPGSEEPAPPAVPVSPADAERELVAGVRWRLVLGARGDRPAGAVRYAAALDELYGAERGEGARAGGLGADLSSPFPDVREWSEELAELFGEGVREEVLAAAAEGGRLEAALEIDPTSVRPSVELLRNVLSLAGGLSEQSLARLRPLVARLVRELTAQLANRVRPALTGIQLPVPTRRPGGKLDLPRTVRANLATARRDDRGRVVVVPERPVFRTRGRRSSDWRLVLVVDVSGSMEASTVWSALTAAVFAGVPALTTHFLAFSTEVVDLTDRVADPLSLLLEVRVGGGTHIAGALRHARSLVTVPERTMVVLVSDFEEGGPVGALVAQVRELVTSGVTVLGCASLDDTGKARYSTSVAGTLVAAGMPIAALSPQELARWVGEKVRS